Proteins co-encoded in one Papaver somniferum cultivar HN1 chromosome 5, ASM357369v1, whole genome shotgun sequence genomic window:
- the LOC113282570 gene encoding uncharacterized protein At2g02148-like, producing the protein MYGVDVEDDRSTFETSESSRTMVDMLTTDDVLPIETTRARFLQVIVDNFITDHVIELPDSEHDYSVQCGEDKQNKRKSGEAQYEGDPRFALPLMYVANLYENLVLNVNRRLASLDGIRDSTKSIGVALEAAGGLYRKLAKKYPRKGTYSYKRRELATSLETRARFPELVINEEKRVRFVVVNGLEIVEKPNNMPVEDAEWFKRLTGRSEVAISDRDYKFYTPRHKNRRVASNPVSNIPGLPAFSGVDNSPMASFPGFRPLSDVSQHMACLQSLTGNHMGARMHVLHTTPAKYCDECGAPYLRESSKFCSECGVKRLGT; encoded by the exons ATGTATGgggttgatgttgaagatgatcggTCAACGTTCGAAACGAGCGAGTCTTCTAGGACAATGGTTGATATGTTGACTACTGATG ATGTATTACCAATTGAAACTACAAGGGCACGATTTTTACAGGTTATAGTGGATAATTTTATTACGGACCATGTGATTGAGTTACCGGATTCTGAGCATGACTACAGCGTGCAGTGTGGGGAAGATAAACAAAACAAGAGGAAATCTGGAGAAGCTCAATATGAAGGTGATCCAAGGTTTGCGTTGCCACTGATGTATGTGGCTAATTTGTATGAGAATTTAGTCCTTAATGTGAATAGAAGGCTTGCATCTCTGGATGGAATTCGTGACAGCACTAAGAGCATTGGGGTAGCACTTGAAGCAGCTGGTGGTTTGTATAGAAAGCTGGCAAAAAAGTATCCGCGGAAAG GAACTTATTCTTATAAAAGAAGAGAATTGGCTACTTCTCTTGAAACAAGGGCAAGATTTCCAGAGCTAGTTATAAATGAAGAAAAACGGGTCCGCTTTGTAGTAGTCAATGGTTTAGAGATTGTTGAAAAACCAAATAATATGCCAGTGGAAGATGCAGAGTG GTTCAAACGGTTGACTGGTCGCAGTGAAGTGGCTATTTCTGACCGTGATTATAAATTTTACACTCCCAGACATAAAAACAGACGAGTGGCGTCCAATCCAGTGTCTAATATCCCTGGGCTACCA GCATTCTCTGGCGTGGACAACTCTCCTATGGCATCTTTTCCTGGATTCCGTCCTCTAAGTGAC GTTTCACAACACATGGCTTGTTTGCAATCCCTGACGGGCAACCACATGGGAGCACGTATGCATGTGCTG CACACAACCCCTGCCAAGTACTGTGATGAATGTGGGGCACCATATTTGAGAGAATCCTccaagttttgttcagaatgtgGTGTTAAGAGGTTAGGAACCTGA